Genomic segment of Osmia bicornis bicornis chromosome 2, iOsmBic2.1, whole genome shotgun sequence:
GGCTTTATATTATTCCAGCATATATTATTGATTATGCATTCAAACAGACGCAGGAATTCCCTCCATTTCTACTTACCAACAACTTCATTGATAAATAAGGAAGTAAATTTATCTACAGATGGTATACTAAAAACACGAACAGGAATCTAAAATATCGATGATgcataaaatgatttttgtcagAACCTACCTGTGCTGCGCACTCTACGGTTCAGAACGATGATTTTAGGAACTACATTAAAGCTAAATGATCGATGGATCGTATCAGTTggtaattaaagaaaagaaagaaagagaaagaggaaaggagaaagacCTACTGACTGTGTTGCGTAGGTGCTTAGGTTACTTAGTTTTCGGAGTTGCAAAACAAACAAGGAGGATAGTGATTAGGTGAATAAATCGACGCAAACGTGTgttcattaaaaattgtacaatttaatcgtcgtaaaataaatatctctcTTAGTTACATCGAGTCGTATTGTACAAAGTTTCTTATAAATACGGCGCTGTAAATGTCATATCGCATCACATTAGGTCGAGATTTTGTCGAATCGAGGCTTAACATTACTGTAAGTCGATCGTAAATCAATTCGCAACTATCACAGTAGCAAATTAccaataaaaaattttgacTACCACCCACGTCTATACAGATTTATTCGTAAATGCTGTATTAaagtaagaaattaaaaatagtctAGACAGCTGAATATTTTCCCGAGTTATCGAATAGTTTACCCTTTCTAAATGACACAGTATTGTACTTATTATTTCGAAAACGTAAATCGAAGGGTTGAAATGTGCCTCCTATTCGAAAACAATCGACCCGATCATTCGATTAATCGCGACCTCTTATCCTACGATTAATTTAAATTCGTTACGAATCTGGCTGGCTCGATTACGATTCGTCGCGAATCGCGGACGAGCAAGAACGAATAGCAAACTCGCGAATACGGACGAGTTCATTATTTCTTCGACGATTTGAGCAATGTCAACGTTGTCGACTAACACGGCAACGGAATTCGTGAGCTTTTCTTCTATCAACTAACGTACAAGTACCAAACTTATGACATTAGAGGAAACAGTAGAATTTGGCAACCCTAACTTATCTCTAACTTAAAGTACCAGTTAGGTGTAGCAACTGGTGTATGGCTATTGCCAGTGACGGACGCCCAACCCCTTTCgaatataaatagaaaacgAATTTATacgaaatttataattaaacgtTGCGTTCGATTGTCTTTTATACCGTTCAAATAGggttttaaatattctttcaaCCTATCCCAGTATCCCCGAAAGGCAAAATCCGCTACTGGTTATCGCTCGAAAGTCTTGGGATGTAAGAAACATTCACGGCATCCGTCACATCTGAAACGCATCAATGTATCTTTTGCACACTGATCGAGGAACGTTTATATTGTTCGCAATCTTTGAGAATAGAATTATTTCTGgtatatacaaaaatttcatatttctatGAAACAACGAAGAACGTTCCAAAGACTTTCGAGGACTAGAGCACGCTATGCTGCTACGTATCTCCCGGACTCTACCTAGCTATAACTACTTACTTGTTCACTCACTGTTAACATACTTACACATGGCCACGTACTTACAAGCATACACGCGAAACAGATACACCCACAGAAAGCGTGAAAGAAACGTTTTCGCAGGACGATTGACCCGAGAACCGTCTTCTCGAACATCTCTTTCCAAACGTTGCATCAAAATGTCCTCGCGAAATGATTCGATACGATCAGCGTGCGATATCGTCCGGGCTGATCGTCGCGAATTCGTCACCGTTCCTAACCAGAGATTATTCCTTGAAGCCCCTGTTGTCGATAAACACTCGGTTCCTGAGACCGTTGTCGGAGATGTAACCGGTGGCCATTTTGTATTGGTTCGCGTAAATCGCGCCGTTTTCTTTGGCATCGTTGCGTTTCACCGAGCCATTCTTTTCTCGCTGTTTtctctcctcttcttccttcttcttcagCTGCACCGTAGATTTCCTCTTCCTGTATGCCTCGATGTAGAAGTCGCGGAACAGGAAGTAGAACATGAAGGCATGCATACCGATCCACCAGACGAACGCTTTCGGGTAATTGCAATCGATGAAAAGAAGCTGGAACGCGTGAACCATCACAAGCACGAATTGAACCATTTGAAGGGCGGTCAGGTATTTCTTCCACCATAGATACGGTTGGATCCATGGTCCAAGAGCGGCCAACAAGTAGTACGAGTACATAACGATGTGCACGAATGTGTTCAACAGGCCGAAGAACGTGCTGTGGCCGCCtgcaattttaaataattcattgataCAATTCGGCTCATCGAGGTTTCTTTGAACAAATTCTTCAAGctgatgatttaaaaaaaaagcaaacgaTCATCGATTATCATAAATTTCACGTAAATTCAAACGATCCAGATGTTAATGAAACTGAAGGAAAACAATTCCTTACCAGGAGTGAATTTGACGCCGAACCAGACCGACATTGGCATGCAGCCATGGTGGATCACATGGAGAGTGGAAATGTGATTGTTCTTTTTCCTTAGGACAAAGAAAATCGTGTCCATGAACTCGGTGAATTTCGAGAAGTAGTACCACCAGCAACCATGTACCATTCGAATTGCCAAAGGATTGTTAGAGTAATCCACCGGTTGGCAACGGAACGAATAGTGTCCTCCCCATCCAGACGCCACGGACTGTGGACAttgaaaagtgaaaagaagaaacaaacgAGATAGAGACTTTTTATGTAACAGCAATTCTGCCGTTGATTAACTTATCGAAATGGAAATAATTCTCACCTCATAGAACAACCACGCAGAGAATATCACCTGGAAGAGATTGTAGAATATCATAACCCTTCTGAGATCGAAAGGTTTGCGATTCTCCATGATTTTAGGACCCAAAACCTTGACGAAGTAGACGTAGAAAAGGCAAATGCCCAAAGTTGGGAATGGGCTGCTCATCAGGAACCAATCGTTGACCCTCGGATCGCTCTTGTTATCCATGAGGTCTCGATAGCCATCGTAAATTGTTCGCACAATTTGCGCCATctgaaaaatgatataaaCAATTTGTTGTTGAAAAAGTGTAGTTCGACGTTTAGTTCTAACTCGTACGACGGTTTGTCAGTCTATGGATCAGTGTTCACGTGGTGACGGAAGGTTACACCTGTCTGTCCTTTCACTAAGATTTTCTCGAACATACTCCGAGGAGGATAGGAACGCGGTTACAGATCGAAACTGGCGAGAAATTCTCTTGTTGATGAAAATTGCCGGGAGGCTAGATTGAAAACGAGATCGTGGAAATTACAGGTAGTTGTTTGATAGCTACGTCCACGTGTCTCTGTTGATATCAAACCTCGCGTGCACCAGTTTTTCTGCGATACACGTTGCACGTGACAACATTCGTTAATAGCGAAATCATAGTTTCTTAGAATCGTTTCAAAACATtgcttatatatttttttaaagaaatggGTAACTAGCACTTGCGAAATTTAGGAAACAAACAACGGTTCTGCTATCGAAAAACGATACGAGGGGCAAGCTCGTTCAAACGTCGATTTTGCAATTCGATCTCGCAACAGTGTAATACGGTTAGGGCTTGAAAGGAAAAGTGAACCCATCAAATACTGCAAATAACTTGAAAAACCTGTTTCCCTCGCGAAAAAATTCAACTCGATCCTAGTTTGTACATACCTAATTCTTGTAATTCTATTTACTTCTGTGACTCACTTTTCTTGAATTAGAATTGCAATTTAGCCGCGCTCAAAGATCAATTACACTAAACTGATTTCAAATCACGCGTACAAATGTCCATGAATTAGCAATAAACGTAAAAATAACAGACGTCTCGATTTACAGAATGAAGTAACTGCCGTTATTATTCATTTGTACGATAGGTAGTTGAACCGTTCAGTTTGCAAATGGACTTTGAACGAAAAACAATAACGGGACATTTCTTACAGTTTCTCACGGAAATTACGATCGATATTATTGAATAAGTACAATCGAGTCGATTAAATCGATGGGTACAAAGTTGAACCAGGAAGAATATCATTAAAGACGTTCACGAAAGCTCGTAATTATCTGGTATTTCCTTAATAAATGATTTCCTCGTGATCTTTCCGCTATTGCATTTTCTTATTTGTAAAGGAAGGAATGTTGAATATACGtatgatataaaaaataaatgaaataagaaaatgaatatgCAAATCAATGGATGCTACGAATGCCAAATATTCCATCAAGTTTTTCGTGTTACTTGTACGCACAAAGCGTGAACTTTGGTGGACATTACCTTATTACAGAATATCAGTTAAAGTCGATGTTTACCGAAAACATCGTTGACGTATCTTGTCGGTGATTTCAATGCAACCAGCTGATATGCATTTCCATCGGGACAAAGAATCTTGGGATCGTCGATTGTCACCTGTTCGATTCGAACAGCCGAGCCAACTTTTCTGAAGAACACGCTCGattatttgtaaaagaaaCGAGGATCTCAGAAGACGCAATAGTGTCGGTAACGAGGACAGATCAGTTTATTTGTAGGAGCAACCGTTACCCTgtgatttgcatttttttccCATCTGAAACTCTTCCAATCGAGTCCGACATTAGAATTGCTTAGACAAAGAGATATTCTACGTCCAGCCTGGTGCAATGGTCGTACTACGTAAACTGTTCGCGGAAATGCGATCGATAGctaatttctttctttgctCTTTGGAATCGGT
This window contains:
- the LOC114878693 gene encoding elongation of very long chain fatty acids protein AAEL008004-like; the protein is MAQIVRTIYDGYRDLMDNKSDPRVNDWFLMSSPFPTLGICLFYVYFVKVLGPKIMENRKPFDLRRVMIFYNLFQVIFSAWLFYESVASGWGGHYSFRCQPVDYSNNPLAIRMVHGCWWYYFSKFTEFMDTIFFVLRKKNNHISTLHVIHHGCMPMSVWFGVKFTPGGHSTFFGLLNTFVHIVMYSYYLLAALGPWIQPYLWWKKYLTALQMVQFVLVMVHAFQLLFIDCNYPKAFVWWIGMHAFMFYFLFRDFYIEAYRKRKSTVQLKKKEEEERKQREKNGSVKRNDAKENGAIYANQYKMATGYISDNGLRNRVFIDNRGFKE